A portion of the Ricinus communis isolate WT05 ecotype wild-type chromosome 10, ASM1957865v1, whole genome shotgun sequence genome contains these proteins:
- the LOC8268654 gene encoding uncharacterized protein LOC8268654, translating into MVVSKDFIILFYLGVMIHTLLAKEATGKYISNGVMKSNEKRGCSPLHPVECKHQQANKWQRGCGKGEKCREPGSRPVDTNTLHEKRKNNEKFQDDKMKEGISNGALGKNKMPVCSIVNQKHCRKQQANDWQRGCQKGHKCRGDEDEEGKDKDAKLVGKKGLGLRRAGSHFLKHSQN; encoded by the coding sequence ATGGTCGTATCAAAAGattttatcatccttttttaTTTGGGTGTTATGATTCATACGTTATTGGCAAAAGAAGCGACAGGGAAGTATATAAGTAATGGCGTCATGAAAAGTAACGAGAAACGTGGATGCAGCCCATTACATCCTGTGGAATGTAAGCACCAACAAGCAAATAAATGGCAAAGAGGTTGTGGTAAAGGTGAAAAATGTCGAGAACCGGGTTCGAGACCAGTTGACACTAATACCTTACacgaaaagagaaaaaataatgagaaaTTTCAGGATGACAAGATGAAAGAAGGGATAAGCAATGGAGCTTTAGGGAAAAACAAAATGCCTGTATGCAGTATAGTAAATCAAAAGCATTGCAGGAAACAACAGGCAAATGATTGGCAAAGAGGTTGTCAAAAAGGCCATAAATGTCGCGGTGATGAGgatgaagaaggaaaggacAAAGATGCAAAACTGGTTGGCAAGAAAGGTTTAGGATTGAGAAGAGCAGGTAGTCATTTTTTGAAACATAGTCAAAATTAG